The DNA sequence CTTGTCATGCAGGAGCTACGAAGGATAGTGGAGGAGCTAAGACTGGACGTAATCTGTCTGCAGGAACCATATTCTCGAGCTGGGCAAATCCCCTTCATGTAAGCCTCCTGGCAAGTCATCTCCACCGGGGAAGAACCCCAAGCAGTCATGATGATTACAAATAAAGGGCTGAGAGCAACAACAATAACGCAGCTATCGAACAGCCACTGTAACGTCGTGGAATTACAGACGCCCCTTGGTTTGGTTTTCATAGTAAATATGTATTTCCAGTATGGAGGGAACTTTGAGGACCACCTAGATCATCTCGCGGAAACGACCACGGCGTTACAAGGCAAGAAAGTAATCATCACGGCAGATATGAATgcgaaatcccccctatggtacagcggcaccagagatGCAAATGGTGGAAAGGCTGAGGAATTTATCATGGCCCAACAGCTGGTCATGGCCAATAAACCAGGAAATCCCCCCACCTATATAGGTGGAGATGGATTAGGGACCAACATTGATGTCACCCTGGCCACATCTAACATCAGTAGCAATATCCATAAATGGATAGTTAAAGATCAGgtcaccacaagcgaccacaatctgaTCATCTTTCAACTTAGTCAGGAAGGGTGCCGCTGGGATCTGGGGTGGGAAACACAGTACAACTTCAAGAAAACTAACTGGGAACGCCTGGCTCGAGAGTGTAGTATTCCTCCATTGCCTGAGGGTGACCCGGACGTGGATAGGTACGCCGAGGAACTGGTAGGATCAGTGGTTAGGGCGATAAAGGCCGCTGTTCCGACTAGGAGAAGGGCCGTAGCGGCCTCCCCATCGCCATGGACTGCCGACCTTGAACGTCTGCGCCAGTCTGTCCgacgggcgaggaggtactaccagcgaagtgccgTCTGGCCGGAAAAACAATACTGGTTGCAGCAATACAGAGAAGTAAAGGAAGCCTTTCAGGAAGAGTTAAAACAGGTTAGAATGAAAAGCTGGGAGGACTACGTATTAAGACAACTGGAAACTGACCCGTGGGGAGTTCCCTACGCGGTCCTCTCTACTCTCAGAGAGGCTGGAAGAACAACAGAGTCCTGGCGGGAGACCGCCGAGGTCCTCCTGAGGACTCTACTTCCAGATGACGacgaaaatgaagaaacagagacCCAACAGCAAATCCGTAGGGTAGATCAGCAGGAGTACACAAATAACACCTGGGTGTACCCTTTctctgaggaagaaattgctgcacATATAAAATCACTAAAAAAGGGGAAAGCACCAGGGCCAGATGGTATAGTAGCGGAGGTGGTACAGTTCCTCGCCCCACAGCTAACAGTACCTCTCACAGGTTTATACAACGAATGTCTTAGGAATGGCAAATTCCCAAAGATCTGGAAGAGAGCAAACATGGTTATCATCAAGAAGGGCAAGGACAAAGATCCCATGGAGCCAAAGTCCTACAAGTCAATATGTCTCCTAGACATCATGGGGAAACTGTTAGAGAAGctgttggctgacagactgaccGCACACAGGACTTtgtgtgggatgagcgacaggcagttcggctttcggccagggcgatcggcgtctgacgcaatcgccctggcggctgaggtctgtggctctgccccATACAAATACGtgatcggcatcatggtggacatcagtggcgccttcgacaacctgtggtggccctcgctcttctcccgcttgcgtgagaaggagtgcccagggcccctctatggctgtctCTGGAGCTATTGTatggacagggaggtctggctatcatcgcctagcgacaaaataagtaaaaccattacgaaggggtgtccccagggctccgtactggggccactcttttgggacgtaAATATAGAACCGCTGTTAGAAAAACTACAACTCAGCGAGGACATGCTAGACGTGATAgtctacgctgacgacctcctcctgttggtcggcggccgtagccacGAAGAACTCGATcctaaagtagaaagagcaatcaATATACTAGCTGAATGGTGTCAACAAGCTAAAATGAAAATTGCACCAAATAAATCAACATACCTTCTTCTAAAAGGCAGTCTGGTCAGGAATCCCACCGTAAGAATTGATGGAACACAAGTTCTTCGGCGCCACGAAGCGCGATACCTAGGAGTAATTACTGATGAAAAATGGAGCTATACATCTCATATCGAAACCATTACATTACGCGCCATAGAAACCCTGAATAACCTCGTCAATATCGGTCACAAAAGATTTCACCAGCCACCCGCTCTCATAAAATTATATCATAACAGCATCCTGTCATCAGTAGTAGGGTATGCATGTggggtctgggctcacaggctcatgAGGGTGATGGCTGCCATGGCCATGAGAAGGGTGCAAAGAAATAAGATAATGCGGTCTGTAGGTGCCTACAGAACAACTCCTGGGGGGGCTCTATTGGTGCTAATGGGTTTATGCCCGTTAGACATAAAGATAAGGGAacaggccgcatggtactgggtCACTAAGGGGAAAATAGATAAGACAAGGGACATTTTTGGGGTTCAGGTAGGAGATAAACCTGCCATTAAGAGAAGGGGGGAAGAGCTATGGCAAACATCATGGGAGAATGAAGAAGCTGGCAGAAGGGTCTTTCAGCTACTGCCAAACATCAAAGAGCGACTTGGGGTGACCCACTTCGAGCCTAGCAGGGGACTATTGCACTTTCTCATGGGACATAGACCATACccgacatatctttgtcggtttgggaaaagggctacaccagcgtgcgactgtggcgttCTAGACGGAACACCTGAGCACATCATCTATGACTGCCCGTTATacgatgatgtggcgcatgacCTGCGAGCGCAATTACCCGATTATGACACTTATGCCCTGCTGCGACGTGCCGATACCTTCAGTATTCTCAATAcactggcaaacgaggtatcacagaaGATATTGCGAGAATTCTTAAGAACACGAGACAGATGAATTGAACCCGGAATAGACTGAGATGTACTTGCCATACCGCCGGGTGCGGAGCTGGCCAGTCTGCCCTGACTGGAATCCGCCGCGCTACTGGACCAGGCCAGCGAGTGCATCACCCCACAGGCTACAACAACTGCACTCTACTTAGACAGTACCAATTAAATTAGTAGTAGAAGTAGATTAGAACACTAACAATACTAACAAGTAGGGACTGCAGCGACAACACAgatttggccagcccagtgccaggggcacgctcacatgggtttagctcagtgagcaggccttaAACAGTAGGTTTGTAACACCAACTGGCACACTTGTAATCGCTGCAGAATACATTAGATAAGTAGAATAGCCAATAGATCAACCTTGTCCATAAGTTAGCCAGTTGCAATAGTGAAATGTAGAATTTGCTGCATTCTAGTAGTATAACAAATAGACCCACTAATCATTGAGGTGGTAGGTTACTGATGTATTTCACGTAGTTGTAATGTAATGTGTTaataaacatgttttttaaaaaaaaaaaaaaaacaccgccgtaatcgccgtctctcggtgctcgccgcttcatctgctgctgctgccgctgccgccatctctcggtgctcgccgcttcttctgccgccgccacTGCTGCCGCCGTCtttcggtgctcgccgcttcttctgccgtaGTCTCTCGGTGCTTGCCGCTTCTTGTGCCGCCATCTATTGGTGGTCGTCGCTTCTTCTTCCGCCGTCTCTCAGTGATCGCTGCTTCTTCTGCCACCGCcaccgctgccgccgtctctcagTGCTccccgcttcttctgccgccgtctctctGTGCTCGCCACTTTTTCTGCCGCCGTCTCTCAGTGCtcaccgcttcttctgccgccgtctctctGTGCTCGCCACTTTTTCTGCCGCCGTCTCTCAGTGCtcaccgcttcttctgccgccgtctctcagTGCtcaccgcttcttctgccgccgtctctcggtgctctcCGCTTCttctgctgccgccgccgctgccgccgtctctcggaggtcgccgcttcttctgccgccgccgccgctgctgccgtctCTCGGTGTGCGCCGCTTCTTCTGCCACCGCCGCTGCCACCGTCTCTCGGTGCTCATCGCTTCTTCTgccaccgccgctgccgccgtctctcggtggtCGCCTTtgctctgccgccgccgccgcttgcgccgtctctcggtgctcgccgatTCTTGTGCTGCCGCCACCGCTTCCGctgtctctcggtgctcgccgcttcttctgccaccGCCGCTGCCGCTGTGTCTCGGTGATCGCCACTTCTTcagtcgccgccgccgctgccgccgcgctCGTTGCTCGCCGCTTCTACTGCaaccgccgccactgccgccgtctcccggtgctcgccgcttcttctgccgccgacgCCGCTGCCGCCGTCATTCGGTGCCCGCCGGTTCTTctgccgccgccactgccaccgtctctCATTGCTCGACGCTTCTTCTGCCACCGCCGCTGCTGCCTCCATCTCTCTGTGCTccccgcttcttctgccgccgtctctcagTGCtcaccgcttcttctgccgccgtctctcggtgctctcCGCTTCttctgctgccgccgccgctgtcgccgtctctcggaggtcgccgcttcttctgccgccaccgccactgccaccgtgtctcggtgctcgccgcttcatctgctgctgctgccgctgccgccgtctctcggtgctcgccgcttcttctgccgccacCATCGCTGCCGCCATCtttcggtgctcgccgcttcttctggcgtagtctctcggtgctcgccactTCTTGTGCCGCCATCTATTGGTGGTCGCCGCTTCTTTTACCGCCGTCTCTCAGTGATCGCTGCTTCTtctgccaccgccgccgctgccgccgtctctcggtgctctcCCCTTCTtctgccaccgccgccgctgccgccgtccttccgtgctcgccgcttcttctgccgacGCCGCCGCTTTTGCCGTATCTCGGTTATCTTCGTTTAttctgccaccgccgccgccgccgctgccaccgtctctcggtgctcgccgcttcttcttgCGCCATCTCTCGGTGCCCGCCCATTCTTCTGCcactgccgccgctgccgccgtctctcggtgctcacCGCTTCTTctcccgccgctgccgctgccgccgtatctcggtgctcgccgcttcttctgccaccgccgccgctgccgccatctctcggtgctcgccgcttgttctgccgccgccgctgccgccgtctcgcggtgctcgccgcttcttctgccaccGCCGTTGCCGCCGTCTCTCAGTGTTCGCTGCTGCCTGTAATCacggacgccccaactaccaccatcatcttcacctccccttcacctgccccaCTGTAACATCGTGGAGTACTTCCTCTGGGGTTATCCCatctcatccacctcccctactcacaatctcctccccatctatctcctctcaaTCACTGTATTCCCACCTGtatgtcactcctgctcctacccctggtACTCCACCTGCCTCTGCCCCTGCTTCCACCCTCCTTCCTGCTCCTGTCGCCCACCGAGACGAATTTCCCTTCCTCCCCCCTGCAACTACCACTGCTTCCCCCGCCCGAGTCACCGCCCACCGCGCCATAGTCGCCGcaacagagcgccctaccctctcatccagtgctactgcctcacaggttGGCCCTGCCTCCCACgactccccatccatccagtccctcatccctgcTCCCAGGCAACACCTGCCAAAAAATCTTCCTAATGGCCCAGATGCGACCTCTGCTCTACTCCCTCATCCAAAAAGTCACTGCCCACCCCACCTCCTGCTGACCCCACTATGGTTACCACGctacctccctcctctccagccccctccctgtatacctttgtcctagccaaccctgatacGAAATTCCTGGATGTCCCCAACCTCACCCTttaaatccggaagtacatccccagtacACGCATCaaccaacttatccctcgcagggactctgttctcatcaagtctccctctccatccttccatactgatctcctccggtgCCTTCccagcatcacctttgggccccacacATCCCTCACCctattccttacatcctcctctccttgtCAGCCCCAACCACCTCGTCATCCACTGACCCTCACCACTGTCATCACAAAACTctgccctgtggtcacggaggctgacgTGTAGGCGGAACTGAACACCCACCCCGCCCTGGAAGTCCGCTCCGCctgccgtatttacaactcctctggccctactttcctcatgcgtatatttacagagtccacctcctccatcgaccacctcctcacgcagggagccctgattttcaaccaccgccaccctgttgacccgtcctgttcccctcctcaattcTATTGCTGCCAGTGCTGTCTTCTATACAACGACCACCTCACCCAAATCTGTAAGAACCCACCCACCTggccccattgtaaagcctcccacttccttaaacagtgtcccaacctcgcctccccctgtcctgcaacacctgcaatgaacctcaccccacctattcctccaaatgtaaagccaagccccctcccaccaaccctgaactcactgtccccattcGCCCCAtcgacccacccatccaccctaacaattccctccgccctccccctacagcagaagacgtcatccggttcctcaccatcgtcctgcagaacatccaccccttccagcgcccccacacacttcagcagatttcccttgctgcccgttctgttttccacttaaacgcctacaccacctactcccacaaccaagcccactttaccttcacccgcctcgacaccctcgtttaagcccctctctcccctttctGCACCCTTCCCACCTCCCACCTCCTGGCACGTCTACAGTATCGTcttctctacctcaacattcgctccctccctgcaaacaaatacctctttatacataccctctcccaccaccaggttgactccttcgtccttaatgaaaccttcctccaaccccaccatgttatCTGcacctccccttatctccttcaccacactgaaaatccccttcccctagcccaAGGTGGGGTCActataggccacctcaggcatctccctgtccggccacaacccctcctcaatgacccaactgaacaccttctcctcagcctattttttccctccctcatcatcacctgtgCCATTATCTATATCCGCcccacagctcctctcccctttgacttcattacccatgttgaccgtaccttctccacctatatgatcgccgctgacctcaacttccacagccgtgaccctgccacccttcggccgtggcatcagttccttgccaccctccacagcacacccatcctgaaagtaactccacccccaatgttatactcgcttcccccaacctccttggtcgtatCGCCGTTGATGCCCTCGATCccgttggtagtgaccatctccctgtccttctcaccatctcctctacccgtcccgccactgcagccacctgcccagctgcccctccaaagtctgtccatgactaccaccatgccaattgggctgcctaccaggaatccattgccttacagttcGAAAGCCACCCTatcacctttcaccaccctgatgacatcacccatgcctcttccttccttcagaagaccatcactgacgctgtggaggctcatgtccctaccaaactcatccaccctcaccgccctacacttcctccacaggctgtccttctgcgtgaatcccgcaggctctaccgctccttcctctgcactcgTGACCGGGAGACTCTTacctgccaccggcaattacagcgacatatccggaacctccttacagcaaagaaacgccgggactggcgccagacatgcacacacctcaactccaccctccctgtcaactcctccaagtactggtcagccttccaccgccttactggtagccatacCACCCTGCATTACCCCATCCTACATGACGattgaccctttcctgacaacctcagtaaggctaaccattttgcttcccacctatccgaggtcttctccattcctgattaTCCCCATGTTGATTACTCCcttttccccactgtccttgactgcactgacacctctgtccccccactcgcccctagcttccagcaCTTGGATCGgttcagacatcaacactcccatcaccacacaagacatcacactcgtcctccgctccaaacgcaacactgtCCCtagtcatgatggcgtcacctaccaacacctcaaggaatcccctccatccttcctgtctgtccttgctaccctgtacaatgtcgccctctccactggattttatcccatcctgtggaagacctcctgtgtcctgctgttccctaaacctaacaaacccccctctgatacctcttcctatcatccaatctgcctcacctccgtgttcagtaaggtcttcaaggccatcctctctcgctgtattcaccgccaccttaaccagcactgcctccttcctcttacccaatgtggcttccggccttccttctccatTGACGaacagctccttaaccttaccaatcttctttccctccaacttaactcctgtctctccgctatctttgtttcccttgatctccagaacgtctatgaccgtgtctggcatcccgggctcctcttcaaactccagacctatgctctccccatcaactttgtCCGTcccgttgcttccttcctctcccatcgtccctcctatgggactatccacaattccaactcccgtactttctatccctccgccggcgtgccccaaggttctgtcctttcccctctcctctatctcctgtacactgctgatatgcccaaacctccccctcctgttcatcttctccagttcgctgatgacaccgccatcctagccctttatcctacccttcaattgtcccaacgtaccctccaaacccaccttgaccaattcaccgcttggtgcaaccagtggttcatccgtgttaatccctccaagacccaggcgatcatcataggccgcaccacctgctccttctgcctctatgatttctacctcacgatttatggccatcctatccacctcactcctacccacaaataccttggcctcacactcgaccgccacctcacctggacaccccctctccttaccatccaaaacaaagctcacaaccgcctccgcctcctgaaactcctgtccggccggacgtggggtctgcatccttccaccatcctccacacctacaaatccttgatccgccccatcctctgttatgccagtgtagcttggatttccgcccctccccggttctataaagccctccaaatcctcgaacaccatgcgctcagcctcgccttccgcatccgccttccgttaCCAtgcacatcctctacgacctcatccccttcccccaccttctctttTTCCTTGAACACgtctgcacactatatattgtctgccgccttgatccccctaaccccctggtgtctcccttcctttccactcccaaccagttgccacgcctttaccgttgtgtcccaccctctctctatctccacaccctccatctcctttccaacgcaacttccactgtctaccactcccggatgatgagcttcgccctgacatctacccttactGCCAACTCtagccccatcttcctgcctcgtcctcagggctccctctcctccgtctccctcctcctgagcggcttccccctcctactccgcCTCCATCtgttgtgcctcctttcagtgtctctgcgctccctcctgccctgtcttccctcttcatctcccgccccacgtgtctcctgcctcttcgtgtacccactgatgcccctcctctcttcatcctgccgcttcccctgctgccccatgctctcccctccttttccaccctctctgccctttccctcagcaggtcccgcctggcagttttattcttcatcatgtgtgctccaagtgggttttaagtgtgttgttccggagtgcttttactactgtggccgacttttaacgtgtgcatgtccattcagtgtcttctctgagttttgaagactcgctaactgtgtttttttaactttctggtgacttttaactatcctccatgaacgtctccatgttagtctattttttacctccattttctcccattattctgttttaagttcccctttctcgccttatgtatgtaacattttattcttattttaagttgttatgtcactcggctgaagagcggcggattgtgccgctgacagccctcccctacccatatggggcaggggaatgaaatcacaataaagaaaaaaaaaagagaatcagatgcgccagcagtcgtagcatgttgacgttacctgaaaaggcacttttagtgaagctgtattatcagaatggggaatgtgctagttcagtgttacgatcctatcgccataggaaggggattagaatgggtaaaggtccgttgacaaatgcagatgtggcgagaatgatttcgaagttcgaagccacgggttgtttagacgatagaccccatagtggccgaccgagcacaaggtgcaatgttgctgagacagttcaggaagaaatggagactgtagcgggttcgtctatgcacggggaagtcagcgcccgTGCAGTCACACGTctcaccggcattccatacactcctctttggttggcacttaggcgtaccctccgatgctatccgtcaaaatccatcggcatcatgaactgttacctggcgatttagtgaagtggagggcatttgcggtgtgggcgtttcaaaaaatggtggaagatgacgattggttgagtaatgtgttgtggaccgacgaagctcatttcacgctctgagggtctgtcaacgcccacaactgcagaatttgggctacccaaaatcctagaactgtcgtgaaaactccattgcacgacgagaaagtcacggtatgggttggatttaccacatctaccgttatcgggccttttttcttcgaggaaatgcgtgattctgattttgtaactgctaccgtgacgggtgagaggtacgccgatatgttacagaatcgcatcatccccagcctggctgacaaacatctgctggaatgtacgatgtttatgcaggatgccgctccaccccatattgctagacgcgtaaaagatctcttgacttccgtcatgcttggcatcacaggtccccagatctcagtccgtgcgattattggctttggggttacctgaagtcgcaatgtatcgtgatcgaccgacatctgtagggatgctgatagacaacatccgacgccaatgcctcgccataactccagacattctttacagtgctgttcacaacattattcctcgactacagaatgatggtggacatattgagcatttagtgtaaagaacatcatctttgctttgtcttactttgttatgctaattattgctattctgatcagatgaagcgccatctgtcggacatttttcaaaacttttgtattcttttggttctagtaaaaccccatgtcattcgaagcatgtgtgtcaatttttacctctctgtctacattattccgtgattcattcagttttcaaatttatactgactttttgatcacccagtacttgaaAGCCATTGTGTGCTCATGTTCAGCCTAATAGGTAGCACATAACTGGCAATGTATTAGTTCATTATAttgtcagtttttatgtaagtcatgaactgatatatcgaCTAGGGAACAGCagctgaaatacaaaagcaaaatggtgTCTATCTCATAAAAAGCACTACCActtacaagggaacgtccccatcgcacccccctcagatttagttttaagttggcacagtggataggcattgaaaaactgaacacagatcaatcgagaaaacaggacgaagttgtgtggaactattaaaaaaataagcaaaatatacgaactgagtagtctgtgcgcaagatagacaacatctagaacagtgcgagctcaggagcgctatggtcccgtggttagcgtgagcagctacagaaTGAGAGAttcttgattcaagtcttccctcgagtgaaaagtttagtttctttattttcgcaaagttatgatctgtccgtttgttcattgacctctctgttcactgtaataagtttagtgtctgtgttttgggaccgcaacgcaaaaccgtgcggttagtagacgaggggacgtgcctctcaaatgggaaccgaaaacatttgatcgcaaggtcatagatcaaccgattcctccacaggaaaacacgtctgatatattctatacgacactggtgacggcatgtgcgtcacatgacaggaatgtgttgtggacgcacctaacttgtacacttggttcaaaatggttcaaatggctctgagcactatgcgacttaacttctgaggtcatcagtcgcctagaacttagaactaattaaacctaactaacctaaggacatcaaacacattcatgcccgaggcaggattcgaacctgcgaccgtagcggtcgctcggctccagactgcagcgcccagaaccgcacggccactccggccggctgtacactTGGtgattgggtaaaaagattcttctaccttgcccgatttaggttttcttgtggatgtgataatcactctcaaaaaaagtgatgaaaacataagagtttgtcacataaactgcaacaaatgaatgcaacagtttcacagtcgcacagttttccttgtgctctgtcaaaacatatgtttttaacgctttcaaatttttccgtgtgtagaccgtcaaatcctgc is a window from the Schistocerca americana isolate TAMUIC-IGC-003095 chromosome X, iqSchAmer2.1, whole genome shotgun sequence genome containing:
- the LOC124556336 gene encoding probable glucan 1,3-beta-glucosidase D; this encodes MAAQEVASTERLRQKKRRAPKDGGSDGGGRRSGEHRETAAAAAAADEAASTETRWQWRWRQKKRRPPRDGDSGGGSRRSGEHRETAAEEAKKRRAPGDGGSGGGCSRSGEQRARRQRRRRLKKWRSPRHSGSGGGRRSGEHRETAEAVAAAQESASTERRRKRRRRQSKGDHRETAAAAVAEEAMSTERRWQRRWQKKRRTPRDGSSGGGGRRSGDLRETAAAAAAAEEAESTERRRQKKRRSGDHREKAAAVAAAQDEASTERRRHKKRRAPKDGGSGGGGRRSAEHREMAAVAAAAGEAASTERRRQRRRWQKKCRAPREGGSGGGRRTGEHRKTAAAASAAEEAASTGRRRQWRQLQKKRRAPRDGGSGGSGGGD